The DNA region CTTCCGGTGCAGGTGGATATTACGTATTTATCTACGCAATTCCAAGAAACGGTCAATCCGCAGCGGTTACTTACACATTTACCCCATAATCGTGATTCGTTTTCTTAGCATTGGGTTTTTTGTATTACTAACATCCTTTTGTGCAAGGCAGGAATCTGCCTTGTCCGACGAAGATTTGTTTGTAAATCAATTGATCACCAACCTGGTCAATGCAGGGAATCCCAATGCTTTGGATAAAATTGTATTTTCCAAGTCCAATGGAGATGGAAGTTATACAACTAGGTTCAATGCGACCAATTTAGATTTTTATATTTACTTTCAGTTCGAAGGAAACAAACAAATTCCTTTTTCAGAAAAAGACTCCCTTACCTGGGACATTGCATTTAACAGATACAAGGTGGCCACAAATTCCGGTGAAACCAACCGTTTTGGTCTGGGTGGTGCTTGTACAAGTAATACAACTGATTTCGGTACTGCTAGTTCCACTTCTGCCGCAAGCCAAGGATGTTCCAGTTTTACGGTTGATGTTGCCACTACCACACAAGGGATTGGTGGAGCTGGAGCCACTTATATTGGAAATGCAATCGTCACCGAATGGTATTATTACACGATTGGGAATTTAACCCCTAAACCTGATATCTTTCTCATTCGAGGAGGAACTGGTCTTTCTACTTACGCCGTTCATATTGAAAATTATTATAGTGATGCGGGAACTTCTGGTTATCCGACCATCCGATGGAAAAAACTTCCCTAATGCATTCTTTCATCCAATTTTTGTTTCCCATCCTTTGCCTCTTTGTACTTTTTATTGGTGAAGTACATTCCCAAACACGTCCGAAAGATACGGGAAAAAATAGCAAAACAACTGACCAAACACAAAATACCACCGTAGTTCCGAAAGAACCGGAACCGACAAAGGAAACTCCTCAATCCACAGGAACCACTACCGCACCTGTTTCAGAAACAGGAAATGGGGATCCAACAACTCCACAAGAGGAAGTTGATCGATTCAAAGATTTAGACAATAAAAATGGAATTGTTGTTACAGGATCTCGTGGGGAACGCCGTTTAAAAGATTCGGCTGTAGCTACAGAAGTCATTTCTCGCAAACGAATCGAACAAACAGGAGCACGTAACTTAGGTGAGGTGCTAGAAACTCAAACGGGAATCAATGTAACTCCTTTTTTTGGTGGTTCACAGGTCCAAATGTTGGGCCTTGATTCTAAGTATGTATTGTTTCTTGTAGATGGACAACGAATTGCAGGCCGATTGAACAATACAATTGACCTCACTCGATTCAAAGTTCAAAATATCGAACGAGTTGAAATTGTAAAAGGAAGTTCTTCTTCTTTATATGGTGCCGATGCCATTGGTGGAGTGATCAATATCATCACCAAACAAGCTGAAAAACCAGAACATTACCAATTCCGAACTACTTACGGAAACGGAAGACAAACCAATTTTGGTTCCCAAGGTGAAAAGAATATGATCGCCGATGTTGGGTTTAGAAATGAATATGTTGCTTCCAATTTTTTTGGAGGATTCAACCAATCAGCGGCTTACGACTTAGATCCAAAAACTCCATCCACTACAGGAAATGCATTCCAAGATGCCAACGTTGGTGGAAACATGATCTTCAATCCCGACGGCCAATTAAAAGTAAAAACTGGAATTAATTATTTAAACAGAAACCAAGCAGGGATTGATTCTAGATCCAATGGTGGTGTTTTTGACCGAACCAATCTAACAAACGACTTTCTTGGGTTAGGTGCACTTGAGTATACTTATGGAAAACGAAATATGGTTTCTTTTCGAGGAAATTTTTCTCGTTGGGAAAACCACTATAAGTTGGATCAAAGAAATTCGAATGAACTCGATGTAACAGAAATTACCAATGAGTTTTCTTCCCAAGGTGTCGCTCAAATTGATCACGAAATCAATAATGATCATATGGTCACCGCTGGGGTGGAATCCTATTCGGAAGAATTACAATCCGACAGGCTCCAAAGAAGAAATGCTTACCGAACAAGACGAGCTGCTTTTATCCAAGATGAATGGGTGATTTGGCGGCAAGGTTTTGTTTGGCGACTCGTTCCTGGGGTTCGACATGATGTGGATTCCCAATTCGGTGGACAAACCACTCCAAAAATTGCAACCAAAGTAGATATCACTAGTAATTTAGTGTTTCGTGCCAGTTACGGAAAAGGATTTCGTCCTCCTTCCTTTAGAGAATTATATTTACGCTTTGAAAACCCAGGTGTTGGGTATGTGGTAGATGGAAATGACAAACTTAGGCCCGAAAAATCGACCACCGTCAATGCAGACATCGAATACACTCCTTATAAATTTTGGACACTATCCTTAAGCGTATTTCGTAACGATATCACCGATCTCATCCAATATAGTTTTGGAACAAGAACCAGTGAATTTGCCAACTTCCAATTAAAGAACATACAGCGTGCCTATACAAGAGGTGTGGAAGCTGGTTCCCGTGTACGTTTTCTAAAGTATTTTGCTTTGGAATTAGGATACAACCAAACCGATACAAGAGACCTAACAACCGATAGACCCTTGGAAGGAAGAGCCTTACACCAAGGAACAATGAACTTTTTTGTAAATGCTCCTGGCGGTTGGGAATTTGCTCTTCGTGCCAAACGTTTAGACAAACGGCCGTTTTATAGTACAACCAACGAATTTACTGCGGGAACCAGCACAGCTCTCATCGACCAACAAACCAAAAGTGTGGAAGAAAACAATAAGGTAGT from Leptospira noumeaensis includes:
- a CDS encoding HmuY family protein, with the translated sequence MSDEDLFVNQLITNLVNAGNPNALDKIVFSKSNGDGSYTTRFNATNLDFYIYFQFEGNKQIPFSEKDSLTWDIAFNRYKVATNSGETNRFGLGGACTSNTTDFGTASSTSAASQGCSSFTVDVATTTQGIGGAGATYIGNAIVTEWYYYTIGNLTPKPDIFLIRGGTGLSTYAVHIENYYSDAGTSGYPTIRWKKLP
- a CDS encoding TonB-dependent receptor plug domain-containing protein — protein: MHSFIQFLFPILCLFVLFIGEVHSQTRPKDTGKNSKTTDQTQNTTVVPKEPEPTKETPQSTGTTTAPVSETGNGDPTTPQEEVDRFKDLDNKNGIVVTGSRGERRLKDSAVATEVISRKRIEQTGARNLGEVLETQTGINVTPFFGGSQVQMLGLDSKYVLFLVDGQRIAGRLNNTIDLTRFKVQNIERVEIVKGSSSSLYGADAIGGVINIITKQAEKPEHYQFRTTYGNGRQTNFGSQGEKNMIADVGFRNEYVASNFFGGFNQSAAYDLDPKTPSTTGNAFQDANVGGNMIFNPDGQLKVKTGINYLNRNQAGIDSRSNGGVFDRTNLTNDFLGLGALEYTYGKRNMVSFRGNFSRWENHYKLDQRNSNELDVTEITNEFSSQGVAQIDHEINNDHMVTAGVESYSEELQSDRLQRRNAYRTRRAAFIQDEWVIWRQGFVWRLVPGVRHDVDSQFGGQTTPKIATKVDITSNLVFRASYGKGFRPPSFRELYLRFENPGVGYVVDGNDKLRPEKSTTVNADIEYTPYKFWTLSLSVFRNDITDLIQYSFGTRTSEFANFQLKNIQRAYTRGVEAGSRVRFLKYFALELGYNQTDTRDLTTDRPLEGRALHQGTMNFFVNAPGGWEFALRAKRLDKRPFYSTTNEFTAGTSTALIDQQTKSVEENNKVVYGKPFTLLNVRMEKKFFDGRMSLFLGVDNVLDQYELTYNPIRPRFYYGGLQATF